The Croceicoccus marinus genome contains a region encoding:
- a CDS encoding mechanosensitive ion channel family protein yields the protein MSTSSLRAWIQDQVGSNSAAEWIIALVVAIVAVAIALIVHQIAFRVMRRLVHVSGSRADDMVLRRIARPTRYALIALALVLAAREIEALQDVWERLAGFVMPALIGWIAISLFHALINTMIMRADISVEDNLDARRRRTRLTIFSRIGTFIIVFIVISLMLLSIPGVRDIGITLMASAGLAGLAVGAAAQPALKSLIGGFQLALTEPISIGDAVIIGGEWGWIEEIRMTYVVVKVWDERRLVVPTSKFLDEIFQNWTKTTSQLLGTVMLYVDPQTRLDPIRAKFFEFVEGNARWDQRVKHMQVTELTRDAIEIRFLMTAKDSPTLFDLRCDIREALIQWLASEMPEALVRQRMVSPEPLRIESQGGDGGAGAEPGSPGAQAMQ from the coding sequence ATGAGCACCTCTTCCCTGCGCGCGTGGATTCAGGACCAGGTGGGCAGCAACAGCGCCGCCGAATGGATCATCGCGCTTGTCGTGGCGATCGTCGCCGTCGCCATCGCGCTGATCGTCCACCAGATCGCGTTCCGCGTGATGCGGCGTCTGGTGCATGTCAGCGGCAGCCGCGCCGACGACATGGTGCTGCGCCGGATCGCGCGGCCCACGCGCTATGCGCTGATCGCGCTGGCGCTGGTGCTTGCCGCGCGCGAGATCGAGGCGCTGCAGGACGTGTGGGAGCGGCTGGCGGGCTTCGTCATGCCCGCGCTGATCGGCTGGATCGCGATCTCGCTGTTCCATGCGCTGATCAACACGATGATCATGCGCGCCGACATCTCGGTCGAGGACAATCTGGATGCGCGGCGCAGGCGCACGCGGCTGACGATCTTCTCGCGCATCGGCACCTTCATCATCGTCTTCATCGTGATTTCGCTGATGCTGCTGTCGATCCCCGGCGTGCGCGACATCGGGATCACGCTGATGGCGTCGGCGGGGCTTGCGGGCCTGGCGGTCGGCGCGGCGGCGCAGCCTGCGCTGAAATCGCTGATCGGCGGTTTCCAGCTGGCCCTGACCGAGCCGATCAGCATCGGCGACGCCGTCATCATCGGCGGCGAGTGGGGCTGGATCGAGGAGATCCGCATGACCTATGTCGTCGTGAAGGTCTGGGACGAGCGGCGGCTGGTGGTGCCCACGTCCAAGTTCCTCGACGAGATATTCCAGAACTGGACCAAGACGACATCGCAGCTTCTGGGCACGGTGATGCTCTATGTCGATCCGCAGACCAGGCTGGATCCGATCCGCGCGAAATTCTTCGAATTCGTCGAGGGCAATGCGCGCTGGGACCAGCGGGTCAAGCATATGCAGGTGACGGAACTGACGCGCGACGCGATCGAGATCCGCTTCCTGATGACGGCAAAGGATTCGCCCACGCTGTTCGACCTGCGCTGCGACATTCGCGAGGCGCTGATCCAGTGGCTGGCGAGCGAGATGCCCGAGGCGCTGGTGCGCCAGCGCATGGTGTCGCCAGAACCTCTGCGGATCGAGAGCCAGGGTGGCGACGGCGGCGCGGGCGCGGAGCCGGGATCGCCCGGCGCGCAGGCGATGCAATAG
- a CDS encoding ATP-binding protein, with product MLRRIGPRSLQGQVLLAIAAALLVAQAVGAVLVWRAQVERAEAETAHALAFRIIAGRMIAESGERRAGRWWGSHMRGTHRGPRGGFGPMRLEQVGALARREGDLIDDDLTARLDSILRGQGIAAAQLAVFSRSLDDDERAAGFAERRMRDFPRPARVTIAAVRMTPGDGLILARVFEPPRARALGWPLIAQTLLIYLVLVGVVALVLRRITGPLGALTRRVEAFAANPASPPAGQVEPQGPRDTRRLIAAHNRMEARIGALLDEKDVMLGAIGHDLKTPLAALRVRIECVDDDAERAALAATIKDISDSLDDILSLARVGRPSDPLEVTELSALVASVVEEYEDMGENVVLGDTSRVVLPLRATWLRRALRNLVGNALRYAGGCEVCVEKRGGQAVVRVEDEGPGIPDDEIAFMMEPFRRGDPSRNRGTGGAGLGLTLARAIAEQHGGTLSITNRTDGKRGIVAELALPV from the coding sequence ATGCTGCGCCGGATCGGCCCCAGAAGCCTTCAGGGGCAGGTGCTGCTGGCCATCGCGGCGGCGCTGCTGGTGGCGCAGGCGGTGGGCGCGGTGCTGGTGTGGCGCGCCCAGGTGGAGCGGGCCGAGGCCGAGACCGCGCATGCGCTGGCCTTTCGCATCATCGCGGGCCGGATGATCGCCGAAAGCGGCGAGCGGCGCGCCGGGCGCTGGTGGGGCAGCCATATGCGCGGCACCCATCGCGGGCCGCGCGGCGGGTTCGGGCCGATGCGGCTGGAACAGGTCGGCGCCCTGGCGCGGCGCGAGGGCGACCTGATCGACGACGACCTGACCGCCCGGCTGGATTCGATCCTGCGCGGGCAGGGCATTGCGGCGGCGCAGCTGGCGGTCTTTTCGCGCAGCCTCGACGATGACGAGCGCGCCGCGGGCTTTGCCGAGCGGCGCATGCGCGATTTTCCGCGCCCTGCGCGGGTGACGATAGCCGCGGTGCGCATGACGCCGGGCGACGGGCTGATCCTGGCGCGGGTGTTCGAACCGCCGCGCGCGCGGGCGCTGGGCTGGCCGCTGATCGCGCAGACCTTGCTGATCTATCTGGTGCTGGTCGGCGTGGTGGCGCTGGTGCTGCGGCGCATCACCGGGCCGCTGGGCGCGCTGACGCGGCGGGTGGAGGCCTTCGCCGCCAATCCGGCGTCTCCTCCCGCTGGACAGGTCGAGCCGCAGGGGCCGCGCGATACCAGGCGGCTGATCGCGGCGCATAACCGGATGGAAGCGCGGATCGGCGCGCTGCTGGACGAAAAGGACGTGATGCTGGGCGCGATCGGTCACGATCTGAAGACCCCGCTGGCGGCCCTGCGCGTGCGGATCGAATGCGTCGACGACGATGCCGAGCGCGCCGCGCTGGCCGCCACGATCAAGGATATTTCCGACAGCCTCGACGACATCCTCTCGCTCGCCCGCGTGGGCCGGCCGTCCGATCCGCTGGAAGTGACCGAGCTGTCCGCGCTGGTCGCCAGCGTGGTCGAGGAATACGAAGACATGGGCGAGAATGTCGTGCTGGGCGACACCAGCCGCGTGGTGCTGCCGCTGCGCGCCACATGGCTGCGGCGCGCGCTGCGCAACCTGGTCGGCAATGCGCTGCGCTATGCAGGCGGCTGCGAGGTGTGCGTCGAGAAGCGCGGCGGGCAGGCGGTGGTGCGGGTCGAGGACGAGGGGCCGGGCATCCCCGACGACGAGATCGCCTTCATGATGGAGCCCTTCCGGCGCGGCGACCCGTCGCGCAATCGCGGCACCGGCGGCGCGGGGCTGGGCCTGACGCTGGCCCGCGCGATCGCCGAACAGCACGGCGGCACGCTGAGCATCACCAACAGGACCGATGGCAAGAGAGGGATCGTCGCGGAACTGGCGCTGCCTGTTTGA
- a CDS encoding sensor histidine kinase → MTSDTAMPPRPPGKRRRLLSALLVLGAMALGILFSVLLVWSTISKERAERLQTARYAEVVSALRDINRAALNAETGQRGYFITLDRRYLASYQFGRDLYPRALGRLQGLSQASDDARIARLVAEVEQAGDTKLEELSRTVELIEAGQIADAQQRILSNDGRLYMERLGDALSRLEAVERSLQDRASDQAFSAERQVLPLLVLTLALMAAVLGFGFVLAVRAARAEVAAGRAAELEEARDRADLLARELNHRVKNLFAVILAIVRMSGRGKPEAAPVVDNIAARIHALLEAHNVTQGPDGEAGGGEGDMGVLVEKVLAPYRSDGNEADIGGDPVTLSASQATPIGLVLHELATNAVKYGAWASDGEGDKGTIAIHWQHEGSDVVLRWTEIRPSIRVPDGHEGFGSMLMRSAARQLGGEIDRNFTEGRMVVEMRIPQAG, encoded by the coding sequence TTGACATCCGATACCGCCATGCCGCCCCGGCCGCCGGGCAAGCGACGCCGCCTGCTCTCCGCGCTGCTGGTGCTGGGCGCGATGGCGCTGGGCATATTGTTCTCGGTCCTGCTGGTGTGGTCGACCATTTCCAAGGAACGCGCCGAGCGGCTGCAGACCGCCCGCTATGCCGAGGTCGTGTCAGCGCTGCGCGACATCAACCGCGCCGCTCTCAATGCCGAGACCGGGCAGCGCGGCTATTTCATCACGCTCGATCGGCGATATCTGGCGTCGTACCAGTTCGGGCGCGATCTCTATCCCCGCGCGCTTGGGCGGCTGCAGGGCCTGTCGCAGGCAAGCGACGATGCGCGGATCGCGCGGCTGGTGGCCGAGGTGGAGCAAGCAGGCGACACCAAGCTGGAAGAGCTTTCCCGGACGGTCGAGCTGATCGAGGCGGGACAGATCGCTGACGCGCAGCAGCGTATCCTGAGCAATGACGGGCGGCTCTACATGGAGCGGCTGGGCGATGCGCTGTCGCGGCTGGAAGCGGTCGAGCGGTCGCTGCAGGACCGGGCTTCGGACCAGGCCTTCAGCGCGGAGCGGCAGGTGCTGCCGCTGCTGGTGCTGACGCTGGCGCTGATGGCGGCGGTGCTGGGTTTCGGCTTCGTGCTGGCCGTGCGCGCCGCCCGCGCCGAGGTGGCCGCGGGCCGCGCCGCCGAGCTCGAGGAAGCGCGCGACCGCGCCGACCTGCTTGCGCGCGAGCTGAACCACCGGGTCAAGAACCTGTTCGCGGTGATCCTGGCCATCGTGCGGATGAGCGGGCGCGGCAAGCCCGAGGCGGCGCCGGTCGTCGACAATATCGCGGCGCGCATCCACGCCCTGCTGGAAGCGCATAACGTGACGCAGGGCCCCGACGGCGAGGCTGGCGGCGGAGAGGGCGACATGGGCGTGCTGGTCGAAAAGGTGCTTGCCCCCTATCGCAGCGACGGGAACGAGGCCGATATCGGCGGCGATCCCGTGACCCTGTCCGCCAGCCAGGCGACGCCGATCGGGCTGGTGCTGCACGAGCTGGCGACCAATGCGGTCAAATATGGCGCCTGGGCAAGCGACGGCGAGGGCGACAAGGGCACCATCGCGATCCACTGGCAGCACGAAGGCAGCGACGTGGTGCTGCGCTGGACCGAGATCAGGCCGTCGATCCGGGTACCCGACGGGCACGAGGGCTTCGGTTCGATGCTGATGCGCAGTGCGGCCCGGCAGCTGGGCGGAGAGATCGACCGCAATTTCACCGAAGGGCGCATGGTGGTCGAGATGCGGATCCCGCAAGCCGGCTGA
- a CDS encoding aminopeptidase P family protein, with the protein MQTHEARLAALRDELKRRELDGFVVPLCDEHMSEYVGAYAQRLEWLTGFGGSAGSAIVLTSKEGGNGAAIFTDGRYTLQVREQVDGKLWDYVGVPATSPADWLARNVKAGQRIGFDPWLHAHGQAQQLKKAVEKKGATLVAVADNPIDAVWQDRPEPSAAAAVPHPDDLAGKASSAKREDVAAWLEENDADAVVITALDSIAWLFNLRGKDVDRTPVALSFAVVKRDGSAELFIAPEKVDGELKQHLGNHVALRPRLDFEGALADYAGKTVAVDPVRGVEAIFAALNAAGATIVKATDPVVLPKAVKNEAEKAGHRSAQSRDGAAVSRFLHWLSNDAPQGKVDELSAAAKLRGFREETGQLRDLSFDTISGSGPNGASPHYRVSEQSNRALEPNSVYLVDSGGQYPDGTTDITRTIWVGPDAPPQEIRERFTRVLKGHIALDRAVFPEGTTGHQIDVLARQYLWETGLDYAHGTGHGVGSYLAVHEGPQNISTRAVDQALIAGMICSNEPAYYKAGEYGIRIENLVLVEERAIEGAENAMLGFETLTFVPIDRTLIELSLLTDAEIAWMDAYHARVREIVAPQLSGEDLAWLEAQTAPLG; encoded by the coding sequence ATGCAGACCCACGAAGCCCGACTCGCCGCCCTTCGCGACGAGCTGAAGCGCCGCGAACTCGACGGTTTCGTCGTGCCTTTGTGCGACGAGCACATGAGCGAATATGTCGGCGCCTATGCACAGCGGCTGGAATGGCTGACGGGGTTCGGCGGGTCCGCAGGCTCGGCCATCGTGCTGACGTCGAAGGAAGGCGGGAATGGAGCCGCGATCTTCACCGATGGCCGCTATACGCTGCAGGTGCGCGAGCAGGTGGACGGGAAGCTGTGGGATTATGTCGGCGTGCCCGCGACCTCGCCCGCGGACTGGCTGGCCAGGAACGTGAAGGCGGGGCAGCGCATCGGCTTCGACCCCTGGCTGCACGCGCATGGGCAGGCGCAGCAATTGAAGAAGGCGGTCGAGAAGAAGGGCGCCACGCTGGTCGCGGTCGCCGACAATCCCATCGACGCGGTGTGGCAGGACCGGCCCGAGCCCTCCGCCGCCGCCGCCGTGCCGCATCCCGACGATCTTGCGGGCAAGGCCAGCAGCGCCAAGCGCGAGGATGTCGCGGCGTGGCTGGAGGAGAACGACGCCGATGCGGTGGTGATCACCGCGCTCGATTCGATCGCCTGGCTGTTCAATCTGCGCGGCAAGGACGTGGACCGTACGCCGGTCGCGCTGTCATTCGCGGTAGTGAAGCGCGACGGCAGCGCCGAACTGTTTATCGCGCCCGAGAAGGTGGACGGCGAGCTGAAGCAGCATCTGGGCAACCATGTCGCATTGCGCCCCCGGCTGGATTTCGAAGGCGCGCTGGCGGACTATGCGGGCAAGACCGTCGCGGTCGATCCGGTGCGCGGGGTGGAGGCGATCTTTGCCGCGCTGAACGCGGCGGGCGCGACAATCGTCAAGGCGACCGATCCGGTCGTGCTGCCCAAGGCGGTCAAGAATGAGGCGGAGAAGGCCGGCCACCGCAGCGCGCAGAGCCGCGACGGCGCGGCGGTGTCGCGTTTCCTTCACTGGCTGTCGAATGACGCGCCGCAGGGCAAGGTCGACGAATTGTCCGCCGCCGCGAAGCTGCGCGGTTTCCGCGAGGAGACGGGCCAGCTACGCGACCTGTCGTTCGACACGATCTCGGGCTCTGGCCCCAATGGCGCCAGCCCGCATTACCGGGTGAGCGAGCAGAGCAATCGCGCCCTTGAGCCCAACAGCGTCTATCTGGTCGATTCGGGAGGGCAGTATCCCGATGGCACCACCGACATCACCCGCACGATCTGGGTCGGGCCCGATGCGCCGCCGCAGGAGATCCGCGAGCGTTTCACCCGCGTGCTGAAGGGCCATATCGCGCTGGACCGCGCGGTGTTCCCCGAAGGCACGACCGGGCACCAGATCGACGTTCTGGCGCGGCAGTATCTGTGGGAAACGGGCCTCGATTACGCGCATGGCACCGGGCACGGCGTGGGCAGCTATCTCGCGGTGCACGAAGGGCCGCAGAACATCTCGACCCGCGCGGTCGATCAGGCGCTGATCGCGGGCATGATCTGTTCGAACGAGCCGGCCTATTACAAGGCGGGCGAATACGGCATCCGGATCGAGAACCTGGTGCTGGTCGAGGAACGCGCCATCGAGGGCGCGGAGAACGCCATGCTGGGCTTCGAGACGCTGACCTTCGTGCCGATCGACCGCACGCTGATCGAATTGTCGCTGCTGACCGATGCCGAGATCGCGTGGATGGACGCCTATCACGCCAGGGTGCGCGAGATCGTCGCGCCGCAGCTGTCGGGCGAGGATCTGGCATGGCTGGAGGCGCAGACCGCGCCACTGGGCTGA
- a CDS encoding EF-hand domain-containing protein — protein sequence MRKTILAAGAALIAVGGAAFAAQPADRPMDRKADMTMADAEARSEAMFARMDANGDGKIDAADREARQQARFERLDTNGDGALSPEEFAARGERMARGDGERGHRGHHGKMRGGMMGGGMMKMADANGDGAVSKAEFDAVHTRHFTMMDTDGDGTVTARERQAARETMRSHRGVGDAS from the coding sequence ATGAGAAAGACCATCCTGGCCGCTGGTGCGGCCCTGATCGCGGTCGGCGGCGCGGCTTTTGCCGCCCAGCCCGCGGACCGGCCCATGGACCGTAAAGCCGACATGACGATGGCCGATGCCGAGGCGCGGTCCGAGGCGATGTTCGCCCGCATGGATGCGAACGGCGACGGCAAGATCGATGCCGCCGACCGCGAGGCGCGGCAGCAGGCGCGTTTCGAACGGCTGGACACGAACGGCGACGGCGCGCTCAGCCCCGAGGAGTTCGCGGCCCGCGGCGAGCGCATGGCGCGCGGAGACGGCGAGCGAGGCCATCGCGGCCATCACGGCAAGATGCGGGGCGGCATGATGGGCGGCGGCATGATGAAAATGGCCGATGCGAATGGCGACGGCGCGGTCTCCAAGGCCGAGTTCGACGCGGTGCACACCCGGCATTTCACCATGATGGATACCGATGGCGACGGCACCGTCACCGCCCGGGAACGCCAGGCCGCGCGCGAGACGATGCGCAGCCACCGGGGCGTGGGCGATGCCAGCTAG
- a CDS encoding response regulator, whose amino-acid sequence MASAPQGIGSLPDRILLVDDEQALREPLAAYLGKQGFTVREAESAAKARSMLQDGPADLVLLDIMMPGEDGLSLCRHLVETRSLPVILLTARGEATDRIVGLEIGADDYVVKPFEPRELVARIRSVLRRSARAEAMPAIERDYGFEGWRLDPLKRRLTDPEGAVVAISSAEFRLLKAFLDHPRQVLDRDRLLDMVQGREAHLFDRSVDNAISRLRRKVEPDRTDPQLILTVRGGGYMLAADVTRHDSVSDEG is encoded by the coding sequence ATGGCTTCCGCGCCCCAGGGCATTGGTTCGCTGCCCGACCGCATCCTGCTGGTCGATGACGAACAGGCGCTGCGCGAGCCGCTGGCCGCCTATCTCGGCAAGCAGGGCTTCACCGTGCGCGAGGCGGAGAGTGCCGCGAAGGCGCGCTCGATGCTGCAGGACGGGCCGGCAGACCTGGTGCTGCTCGACATCATGATGCCGGGCGAGGACGGGCTGTCGCTGTGCCGCCACCTGGTCGAGACGCGCAGCCTGCCGGTCATATTGCTGACCGCGCGGGGCGAGGCGACCGACCGGATCGTCGGGCTGGAAATCGGCGCGGACGATTATGTCGTGAAGCCGTTCGAGCCGCGCGAGCTGGTCGCGCGCATCCGCTCGGTGCTACGCCGCTCTGCGCGTGCGGAAGCCATGCCCGCGATCGAGCGCGACTATGGGTTCGAGGGCTGGCGGCTGGATCCGCTGAAGCGGCGGCTGACCGATCCCGAAGGCGCGGTGGTCGCGATATCCTCGGCCGAGTTCCGGCTTTTGAAGGCGTTTCTCGACCATCCTAGGCAGGTGCTGGACCGCGACCGGCTGCTCGACATGGTGCAGGGGCGCGAGGCGCATCTCTTCGACCGCAGCGTCGACAATGCGATCAGCCGCCTGCGCCGCAAGGTCGAGCCCGACCGCACCGATCCGCAGCTGATCCTGACGGTGCGGGGCGGCGGATACATGCTGGCCGCCGATGTGACGCGGCACGATTCCGTCAGCGACGAGGGGTAA
- a CDS encoding CDC48 family AAA ATPase, with translation MADAEAAVNAREVKLQVAAAKQEESGHGIARIPREAMGKIGITEGDIIEIEGKRTTPARALLPYAEDEGLDVIRLDGLERGNAEVGSGEHVIVRKAESRPATRVVFAPAQREMRLQGPPQALKRNFFGRPLMQGDLVATRGQQRVQDMPPEVARMFNAPAFALTQIRLSVVSTSPKGIVHIDENTEVELKAEFEEPRDARASVNYDDVGGMEETIKQLREMIELPLRYPELFTRLGVDPPKGVLLHGPPGTGKTRLAQAVANESDANFFLINGPEIMGSAYGESEKRLREVFEEAEKASPAIVFIDEIDSIAPKRQNVQGEAEKRLVAQLLTLMDGLHARSNLVVIAATNRPDAIDEALRRPGRFDREIIVGVPDEKGRKEILAIHTRGMPLDDDVDLSELARTTHGFVGADLAALCREAAIEAVRKLMPRLDLDARTIPPEVLDDLSVTRRDFTDALKGIQPSAMREVMVQAPTVGWSDLGGLDQAVEMLREGVELPLKNPQAFKRLGIRPAKGFLLYGPPGTGKTLLAKAVAKEAEANFISMKSSDLLSKWYGESEQQISRLFARARQVAPCVIFIDEIDSLVPARGSGAGEPQVTARVVNTILAEMDGLEELQSTVVIGATNRPTLVDPALLRPGRFDELVYVGAPDEPGRLHILKIHTSKMPLGSDVDLAGVAAKTERFTGADLEDVVRRAGLNAIRRQGSDVTSVSAADFADALEDSRATVTAKMEQEYEQMRGELKRRAAESNPIGFIAPGMLTSKRDNKHDGD, from the coding sequence ATGGCGGATGCGGAAGCGGCGGTGAACGCGCGCGAGGTTAAATTGCAGGTGGCGGCGGCCAAGCAGGAGGAATCGGGCCACGGCATCGCCCGCATCCCGCGTGAAGCGATGGGCAAGATTGGCATCACAGAAGGCGACATCATCGAGATCGAGGGCAAGCGCACCACCCCCGCCCGCGCGCTGCTTCCCTATGCCGAGGACGAGGGGCTGGACGTAATCCGCCTCGACGGGCTGGAACGCGGCAATGCCGAAGTCGGATCGGGCGAGCATGTCATCGTCCGCAAGGCCGAATCGCGCCCCGCCACCCGCGTCGTCTTCGCCCCCGCCCAGCGCGAGATGCGGCTGCAGGGTCCGCCGCAGGCGCTCAAGCGCAATTTCTTCGGCCGTCCGCTGATGCAGGGCGACCTGGTCGCCACCCGCGGCCAGCAGCGCGTGCAGGACATGCCGCCCGAAGTGGCGCGCATGTTCAACGCGCCTGCCTTCGCGCTGACCCAGATCCGCCTGTCGGTGGTATCGACCAGCCCCAAGGGCATCGTCCACATCGACGAGAATACCGAGGTCGAACTGAAGGCCGAGTTCGAGGAACCGCGCGACGCGCGCGCCAGCGTCAATTACGACGACGTCGGCGGCATGGAAGAGACCATCAAGCAATTGCGCGAGATGATCGAACTGCCGCTGCGCTATCCCGAACTGTTCACCCGCCTGGGCGTCGATCCGCCCAAGGGCGTGCTGCTGCATGGCCCGCCGGGCACCGGCAAGACCCGGCTGGCGCAGGCGGTGGCGAACGAATCGGACGCCAATTTCTTCCTGATCAACGGGCCCGAGATCATGGGCAGCGCCTATGGCGAATCGGAAAAGCGCCTGCGCGAAGTGTTCGAGGAAGCCGAAAAGGCCTCCCCCGCGATCGTCTTCATCGACGAGATCGATTCGATCGCGCCCAAGCGCCAGAACGTGCAGGGCGAAGCGGAGAAGCGCCTCGTCGCGCAGCTGCTGACGCTGATGGACGGGCTGCACGCGCGCTCCAACCTGGTGGTGATCGCGGCCACCAACCGGCCCGACGCGATCGACGAGGCGCTGCGCCGACCCGGCCGCTTCGACCGCGAGATCATCGTCGGCGTGCCCGATGAAAAGGGCCGCAAGGAAATCCTGGCCATCCACACCCGCGGCATGCCGCTGGACGACGATGTCGATCTCAGCGAACTGGCCCGCACTACCCACGGCTTCGTGGGTGCGGACCTTGCCGCGCTCTGCCGCGAGGCCGCGATCGAGGCGGTGCGCAAGCTGATGCCGCGGCTCGATCTCGACGCGCGGACGATCCCGCCCGAAGTGCTCGACGACCTGTCCGTCACGCGGCGCGACTTTACCGACGCGCTCAAGGGCATCCAGCCGTCCGCCATGCGCGAAGTCATGGTGCAGGCGCCCACCGTGGGCTGGTCCGACCTCGGCGGGCTGGACCAGGCGGTGGAGATGCTGCGCGAAGGCGTGGAACTGCCCTTGAAGAACCCGCAGGCGTTCAAGCGGCTGGGCATCCGCCCGGCCAAGGGCTTCCTGCTCTATGGCCCGCCCGGCACCGGCAAGACTTTGCTGGCCAAGGCCGTCGCCAAGGAGGCGGAGGCGAATTTCATCTCGATGAAATCGTCCGACCTGCTGTCCAAATGGTATGGCGAAAGCGAGCAGCAGATCTCGCGCCTGTTCGCCCGCGCTCGTCAGGTCGCGCCCTGCGTGATCTTCATCGACGAGATCGACAGCTTGGTCCCCGCGCGCGGCAGCGGCGCGGGCGAGCCGCAGGTGACCGCCCGCGTCGTCAATACCATCCTGGCCGAAATGGACGGGCTTGAGGAGCTGCAATCGACCGTGGTGATCGGCGCGACCAATCGCCCGACGCTGGTCGATCCCGCGCTGCTGCGCCCCGGCCGCTTCGACGAACTGGTCTATGTCGGTGCTCCGGACGAGCCGGGGCGGCTGCATATCCTCAAGATCCACACCTCGAAAATGCCGCTTGGCAGCGATGTCGATCTGGCCGGCGTCGCCGCCAAGACGGAACGCTTCACCGGCGCGGATCTTGAAGACGTGGTGCGCCGCGCCGGCCTCAACGCGATCCGGCGGCAGGGATCCGACGTCACCAGCGTCAGCGCGGCGGATTTCGCCGATGCGCTGGAAGATTCGCGCGCGACCGTCACCGCCAAGATGGAGCAGGAATACGAGCAGATGCGCGGCGAGCTGAAGCGCCGCGCGGCCGAAAGCAATCCCATCGGCTTCATCGCGCCCGGCATGCTGACCAGCAAGCGCGACAACAAGCACGACGGCGATTGA
- a CDS encoding helicase HerA-like domain-containing protein, with translation MADGTDHDTGSIFIGLGANGERQSLNPKRANRHGLIAGATGTGKTVTLQGLAESFSARGVPVFLADVKGDLSGIALPGSATFKHAEKLESRARELGMDDYAYSDNPVVFWDLFGEQGHPIRTTISEMGPLLLARLLNLNDTQEGVLNIAFHYADEQGLLLLDLDDLQAMLVHCAENASALSAKYGNVSKASVGAIQRSLLSLRTQGGDMFFGEPALEIDDFLTVDEQGRGTVNVLAADRLMRSPKLYATFLLWLLSELFETLPEVGDPEKPVLVFFFDEAHLLFEDAPKALEDKIEQVVRLIRSKGVGVYFVTQNPIDIPEEIAGQLGNRVQHALRAFTPRDQRAIRAAAETFRINPDLDVAAAITELRTGEALVSTLLEDGAPSVVQRTLVKPPRSRLGPITAKERAIIQSVSPVEGKYDTAVDRESAEEVLLAKAADAAATAEEVEEKGREQVAKRPRKTTSLWESAGKAAAGAAASSAAAVIAARVRGRKSSASATRSAASAAAGTIASGLGGAIAGRFVRNLIGGLMR, from the coding sequence ATGGCGGACGGCACGGATCACGACACGGGAAGCATCTTCATCGGGCTGGGCGCCAATGGCGAACGGCAATCGCTGAACCCGAAGCGCGCCAATCGCCACGGGCTGATCGCGGGGGCGACCGGCACCGGCAAGACGGTGACGCTGCAGGGGCTGGCCGAAAGCTTTTCCGCGCGCGGCGTGCCGGTGTTCCTGGCGGACGTGAAGGGCGATCTGTCGGGCATCGCCTTGCCGGGCTCCGCGACGTTCAAGCATGCCGAAAAGCTGGAAAGCCGCGCGCGCGAACTGGGCATGGACGATTATGCCTATTCGGACAATCCGGTGGTGTTCTGGGACCTGTTCGGCGAGCAGGGGCACCCGATCCGCACCACCATTTCCGAAATGGGCCCGCTGCTGCTGGCGCGGCTGCTGAACCTCAACGACACGCAGGAGGGCGTGCTCAATATCGCGTTCCATTATGCCGACGAACAGGGCCTTCTGCTGCTCGACCTCGACGATCTTCAGGCGATGCTGGTTCATTGTGCCGAGAATGCGTCCGCGCTTTCGGCCAAATACGGGAATGTGTCGAAGGCCAGCGTCGGCGCGATCCAGCGGAGCCTGCTGTCGCTGCGCACACAGGGCGGCGACATGTTCTTCGGCGAACCCGCGCTTGAGATCGACGATTTCCTGACCGTCGACGAACAGGGGCGCGGCACGGTCAATGTGCTCGCCGCCGACCGGCTGATGCGCAGCCCCAAGCTCTATGCCACCTTCCTGCTGTGGCTGCTGTCCGAACTGTTCGAGACGCTGCCCGAAGTCGGCGATCCCGAAAAGCCCGTCCTCGTCTTCTTCTTCGACGAGGCGCACCTGCTGTTCGAGGATGCCCCCAAGGCGCTGGAGGACAAGATCGAGCAGGTCGTGCGTCTGATACGATCGAAGGGCGTCGGCGTCTATTTCGTGACGCAGAACCCGATCGACATCCCGGAGGAGATCGCGGGCCAGCTGGGCAACCGCGTGCAGCACGCATTGCGCGCCTTCACCCCGCGCGACCAGCGCGCGATCCGGGCAGCGGCCGAGACGTTCCGCATCAATCCCGACCTCGACGTCGCGGCGGCGATTACCGAGCTGAGGACCGGCGAGGCGCTGGTCTCGACATTGCTCGAGGATGGCGCGCCCTCCGTCGTCCAGCGCACTCTGGTCAAGCCGCCGCGCTCGCGCCTCGGTCCGATCACCGCGAAGGAACGGGCGATCATCCAGTCGGTCAGCCCGGTCGAGGGCAAGTACGACACCGCCGTCGACCGCGAAAGCGCCGAGGAAGTGCTGCTCGCCAAGGCCGCCGATGCCGCCGCGACGGCCGAGGAAGTCGAGGAAAAGGGCCGCGAGCAGGTGGCGAAGCGCCCGCGCAAGACCACCAGCCTGTGGGAAAGCGCCGGCAAGGCCGCGGCGGGCGCCGCCGCCAGCAGCGCCGCCGCCGTCATCGCCGCCAGGGTCCGCGGCCGCAAGAGCAGCGCCAGCGCCACCCGCAGCGCCGCCAGCGCGGCGGCAGGCACCATCGCGTCCGGCCTTGGCGGCGCGATCGCGGGACGCTTCGTGCGCAATCTGATCGGCGGGTTGATGCGTTAG